The region TATATCTTAGTATTATTATGAgccaaaaatttcattttttctttttttttcatcttcccctttattgtataaaaaatcaaaatagttcattaaattaattattattagtattgttattattattactgtatTCATACTATATTCTCTCATTCAtggttttgtaatattatatttatataatgaattttatgtatataaatattattaattcaaatttaatatatttaaatttaaattgaaaatattaatttcaaaaattcaaattcaaaacagCATTATATGGAGCATGCGCacgaagatttttttatatatgctTACTTTGCAACATTACCCAAtaataacttatatttaatctatttacctcatatttatatgtataaattttatgattctgtaatatttatcataaataattaattaaaacatttgttgaatcatcaataatttcaattttggtttattttaagttgGCACCCTGTAAATCAGATGTTCACTGAAAATCATACCATAGAAATgtccaaaacaaattttaatcaagtgtgttaatttgatttaaatgacatctTTCAAATTGTGCACATTTTCTTGAAATACACTCTAGTCAAATCAGAAATCATGAGTTCAGGAACTGAAACAGGTGATTTAATTCAGTCCCCAATCATTTCTTCTTCATTAGATCATTTGTatcgttttaaaaatcattctgTGAAATGTAGAAAGTCATATAGAACACCACAATATTCAAATAGAACTGAGCGTGAGAATAATTTGTGTACATGTACGATCAACATAACCTATACGCAtactgtaatattaatattttaggtgaTAATTCCAACACAATTTCCACTAGATTAGCGACAATTTCTgttatacttatttttctaACGTCACTATTAGCTCTTGGTTTAGTGTACAATGCATTCCCAGAAGTAACTGAGTAAGTAGATGCATGTTAATgttgacaatttaaaaatccactGATATTTTTTAGTGAAGAGAAACAACATATCAGAGTCCCATGGAACATAGAACAAGCAAAACAATTAGGAATCGTTTTGAACAGATACAAATCAGACCACTACTTTGAAGTTATGGGTGGAGTGTTCGTTACCTATATTTTGTATCCTTATAAACTCATCAATTAGTTATTAgaaactacaaataattttgagtTATTCCTTAATGATACACAGCCTGCAAACATTTGCAATTCCAGGTTCACTGTTCCTGTCGATCCTGTCAGGATATTTATTTCCATTCACACTGGCTCTGACTCTTGTTTGTACATGTTCAGCAGTGGGAGCATCACTTTGTTTCCTCTTGTCACAGCTCTTGGGAAGGAAACTGGTGCAGGCCTATTTTCCTGAAAAAGCAAAACAATGGGCTATCCAAGTTAACAAACACAGagacaatttattcaattatgtgGTATTTCTTAGGGTAACACCATTTTTACCtaattggtttataaatttgactgCCCCAGTTATTGGCGTGCCTTTGGTGCCTTTTGCTTTGGGAACATTTTTTGGGGTGGCCCCACCTTCATTCATTGCCATACAAGGTGGTCAAACGTTGCATAATTTGACCGCCACTGATACTGCCTTCAATTTAACTAGTGTTTTATGGCTGGTTATATTTGGAGTTGTATCTCTTATTCCCATTCTGTTCAAGGGAAAACTTAAAGATAAGATTGAATAGgatatttttaggtttatgttaattccaaattttagGTTGTTTAGCCAAATATTTGTGAGTATCATTAAATGTTCATAATCAAGGaatgttgttaattttatgataaaattatttattttatgtttaatttattggctCAAAGTAAAT is a window of Aethina tumida isolate Nest 87 chromosome 7, icAetTumi1.1, whole genome shotgun sequence DNA encoding:
- the LOC109602303 gene encoding transmembrane protein 41B; amino-acid sequence: MSSGTETGDNSNTISTRLATISVILIFLTSLLALGLVYNAFPEVTDEEKQHIRVPWNIEQAKQLGIVLNRYKSDHYFEVMGGVFVTYIFLQTFAIPGSLFLSILSGYLFPFTLALTLVCTCSAVGASLCFLLSQLLGRKLVQAYFPEKAKQWAIQVNKHRDNLFNYVVFLRVTPFLPNWFINLTAPVIGVPLVPFALGTFFGVAPPSFIAIQGGQTLHNLTATDTAFNLTSVLWLVIFGVVSLIPILFKGKLKDKIE